The following are encoded in a window of Sandaracinaceae bacterium genomic DNA:
- the radA gene encoding DNA repair protein RadA, whose translation MKKPSIKTAFVCRACGHTASRWMGRCLGCGEWNTLEEERVAPTAARSPVGGTEKARPRKLKDIQADDARRIPTGISEFDRALGGGPVAGGVVLLGGEPGIGKSTLVMQAFAALAAQGHSALYITGEESAAQVALRARRLGIPGVDEIHILATTELEESEAALRRDRPVVAVIDSIQVLRSTELGSSAGSVTQLREVTARLVELAKQEGISLILIGHVTKDGAIAGPKLLEHLVDTVLSFEGDRSHAFRIIRATKNRFGAANEVGVFEMVEEGLREVPDPSALFLAERSSNASGSVIVPTAEGSRPLLVEVQALVAPAAYGAPRRVASGVDANRLAILLAVLERRAGLHVLDRDVFASIAGGVRVDERALDLALAVATVSSFRDRPVPGDFAIFGEIGLAGEIRAVQLAAQRVAEARKLGFRRVIMPALNAERLLPAERAGVEIVAVRTLEAAIEAALG comes from the coding sequence GTGAAGAAACCTTCGATCAAGACTGCGTTCGTGTGCCGCGCCTGCGGGCACACGGCGTCACGCTGGATGGGCCGCTGCCTGGGCTGCGGCGAGTGGAACACCCTCGAGGAAGAGCGGGTGGCGCCCACGGCGGCCCGCAGCCCCGTGGGCGGCACCGAGAAGGCGCGCCCGCGCAAGCTCAAGGACATCCAGGCGGACGACGCGCGGCGCATCCCCACGGGCATCTCGGAGTTCGACCGGGCCCTCGGCGGCGGTCCAGTGGCGGGCGGCGTGGTGCTGCTGGGCGGCGAGCCGGGCATCGGCAAGTCCACCCTGGTGATGCAGGCGTTCGCGGCGCTCGCTGCCCAAGGGCACAGCGCGCTCTACATCACCGGCGAGGAGTCCGCCGCCCAGGTGGCCCTGCGCGCCCGGCGCCTGGGCATCCCGGGCGTGGACGAGATCCACATCCTGGCCACCACGGAGCTCGAGGAGTCCGAGGCTGCGCTGCGGCGCGACCGCCCGGTGGTGGCCGTCATCGACTCCATCCAGGTGCTGCGCTCCACGGAGCTGGGCTCGTCGGCGGGCAGCGTCACGCAGCTGCGCGAGGTCACCGCGCGGCTGGTGGAGCTGGCCAAGCAAGAGGGCATCAGCCTCATCCTGATCGGTCACGTCACCAAAGACGGCGCCATCGCAGGGCCCAAGCTGCTGGAGCACTTGGTGGACACCGTGCTCTCGTTCGAGGGCGACCGCAGCCACGCGTTCCGCATCATCCGCGCCACCAAGAACCGCTTCGGCGCCGCCAACGAGGTGGGCGTCTTCGAGATGGTGGAAGAGGGCCTGCGCGAGGTGCCGGACCCGAGCGCGCTGTTCCTGGCAGAGCGCTCGTCCAACGCGTCGGGCTCGGTCATCGTGCCCACCGCCGAGGGCAGCCGGCCCTTGCTGGTGGAGGTGCAAGCGCTGGTGGCCCCCGCCGCCTACGGCGCCCCGCGCCGCGTGGCCTCCGGCGTGGACGCCAACCGCCTGGCCATCCTGCTGGCCGTGCTCGAGCGCCGCGCCGGCCTGCACGTGCTCGACCGCGATGTCTTTGCCAGCATCGCCGGCGGCGTGCGCGTGGACGAGCGCGCCCTCGACTTGGCCTTGGCCGTGGCTACCGTCAGCAGCTTCCGTGACCGGCCCGTGCCGGGGGACTTCGCCATCTTCGGCGAGATTGGCCTGGCCGGGGAGATCCGCGCCGTGCAGCTGGCCGCCCAGCGCGTGGCCGAGGCCCGCAAGCTGGGCTTCCGCCGGGTGATCATGCCGGCGTTGAACGCCGAGCGGCTGCTGCCGGCCGAGCGCGCTGGGGTGGAGATCGTGGCGGTGCGCACGCTCGAGGCGGCCATCGAGGCCGCGCTGGGGTAA
- the gmk gene encoding guanylate kinase — translation MTTAVADVLLLILSSPSGAGKTTLTRRLLNDKTITFRFSVSHTTRKPRANEVHGQDYHFTDEATFREMSGQGLFAEWAYVHGNYYGTSVAEIERAKGEGAGVLLFDIDYQGARQIRAKFPEAVGVFILPPSMEELRARLEGRGSEDADTINRRFAKAQTEIEHYPFFDYIVVNKDINVAEAELRGIIYAERCRRSRLAPEAEALLPKP, via the coding sequence ATAACCACGGCCGTGGCTGACGTCCTCCTGCTCATCCTCAGCTCGCCCTCCGGGGCCGGCAAAACCACCCTCACGCGGCGGCTCTTGAACGACAAGACCATCACGTTCCGCTTCTCGGTGTCGCACACCACGCGGAAGCCGCGGGCCAACGAGGTGCACGGGCAGGACTACCACTTCACGGACGAGGCCACCTTCCGCGAGATGTCGGGCCAGGGGCTGTTCGCCGAGTGGGCCTACGTGCACGGCAACTACTACGGCACCTCCGTGGCCGAGATCGAGCGCGCCAAGGGCGAGGGCGCCGGCGTGCTGCTGTTCGACATCGACTACCAGGGCGCGCGCCAGATCCGCGCCAAGTTCCCCGAAGCCGTGGGCGTGTTCATCCTGCCGCCCTCCATGGAAGAGCTGCGCGCCCGCCTCGAAGGCCGCGGCTCAGAAGACGCCGACACCATCAATCGCCGCTTCGCCAAGGCCCAAACCGAGATCGAGCACTACCCGTTCTTCGACTACATCGTGGTCAACAAGGACATCAACGTGGCCGAGGCCGAGCTGCGCGGCATCATCTATGCGGAGCGCTGCCGGCGGTCGCGGCTGGCGCCAGAGGCCGAGGCGCTGCTGCCGAAGCCGTAG